CCGCTCACGCTGATCCCGAACGATTGCCCGGAGGGGATCTGCCTCATCGAGTGCGCGATGGAGAGCGAGACTTTTATCGCTGGTGTGCCTGAGCACGTGAGCCACCAGGAGCACCGCGTCGTACTCGAATACCACCACACGGATTGGAACGACCATTGGTTCACGGCGATCGACTCGGGAACGGAGCGCATCATGGACCCCGAGTGCACGGTCGAATTGCTCCCGGACGGCGCCGCCGAGGTGCAGCAGAGGACTACCTTCCGGCTTACACGTGACGGTGACACGCTCACCTACTGGGGCAGCGGCGGCGTCACCTACGACCGCGTGGAGCGTTGGGCCTGCGAGGACGGCTGGTCGAACGACCTACATGTCGAGCGCGCATCCATCGGGTGGTTCCTCGACGGCGTATGGGCAGCGCCCTACGATTCGTTCTCCGGACGGATGGAGGACGGCGCCTGGTACCGCAGCTGGGACTGCGTTGTCGTCCGCTGACGTGGTCTTCGCACCCGTAGGAGCGCAGCTTCTCTGACCAGGAAAAATGCCGCGATGAACCAGACCACTCGGCTTCAATGCGTTTGCGATCAGGTGCATCTCGAGGTGGAGGGAGCGCACATCGTCAGCGCCGAATGCCATTGCAACAGCTGCCGTGCGGCCGGCGCCAGGATGCAGGCTCTTCCCTCGGCCCCGCGGTTTATGGAGCCGAGCGGCGGAACGCGCTTCGTTCTCCATCGCAAGGATCGTGTTCGATTTCTCCAGGGGGCCGACCTCCTGAAGGAGTATCGCCTTTCACCAGGAGCCACGACCCGCCGAGTCGTGGCGACCTGCTGCTCAACGCCGGTCTTCCTCGAATTCACCAACGGCCATTGGCTCAGCCTCTATGGCTGCCTCTGGCCCGCTGGGGCCCTGCCCAGGCTCGAGTTACGCACGATGACGGGCGACCTTCCAGCCGGCACGGTGCTCCCCGACGATGTCCCGAACTGCAAGCGTCAATCGGGGTCGTTCTTCTTCAAGCTCCTTGGCGCGTGGATCGCCATGGGGTTCAAGAGGCCGAAGATCGCCGTAGGAAACGGTGAGTTACAGGTCTGAAATCGACGGCAAGGTCTGCAGCTACTTCGCAATCGCGTAGATGACCAGTCCGGTGACCACCGTGCCGACGATGCCGCCGATCACGGCGGAGGTGGTGCGCTTGGAGCGGACCTCCGTGGCGTAGGTGAGCGCGAACTGGGCCTGATCGGAGTCGGTCCAGCTTGGGGGCACGATCGGGAGCTCGACGTTGGAGCTGTTGGCCACGAGGCCTCCCGTGAGCCAGCCGACGGGGCCGAGGATGCCCAGTGCGAGCCCGCCGAAGAAGTAGCGTGTCGCGCCGGAGTCGGCCGAGGCCATTCCCTGGGCAGCGAAGACGTGGTTGGAGTAGCTGGCCGGAACGACGAAAGAGTCCTGCGCTGAGCGAGGGATCTCGAGGCGAAGAGTTGGAGGAGCCTCCTTCGAGCCGTGGTCGGTCTGGGTCATCCGAACGTATTCGGCCTCGGTGATCCGAACGTAGTCGCCGAACTTCAAGCACCAGATCCCGACCGCGCCGCGGGAGTCGAGATCCTTGATGCACTCCTTCCCGCTGATCTCGAGCACCTGCGGATAGTCCGCCGCCATGGCGGCGGTGGGCAGGAGCAAAGCAGTCCCTACGACGGCGGCGATCGCCTTCGTCCAAATCGTCACGTGAACCCCTCCAATCGCCGGAGCCTGGACGGCTCTGGACGCGATCCGCCGGCCGATGTCGGACCCCCGTGGCATAACGGGAGGACGCAGGGCCGTGTTGGATACGGACCGTGGATAACCCGTTCGGGCTAGCCGGGGCAGGGACGATGATTCACCTCACCTATTCAAACCGGACGGAGGCGCTCCTTGACGCGCTGGCGGCCGATCTTGCCGTGGAGGGGGCGGCGGGGCGGAGCCCGTTCGAGCCCACCCGGCTGATCGTGCCGAATCGCAACGTCGAGGTCTGGCTGAAGCACGGCCTGGCCCGCCGCATGGGGATCGCCGCGAACCTTGACGTCCAGCTCCTTCGGCGCTTCGTCGGCGGCCTCCTGCCGGAGGGGATGCGCCTGGTGGACGGGCCGCTCCTCTTCGACCTGGTCCTCTCGCTCCTCCTGGACGACGACTACCTGGCGCACTCGGCCCTGGCGCGGCCGCGCTCGTACCTGCTGGCTGCAGGGGATGGGGCGGACGCCGTGGACCTCCGGCGCTTCCAGCTCGCCAGCCAGCTCGCGCGCCTCTTCGACGAATACGGCCACGCGCGGCCGGAGATGCTCGCGGCCTGGTCCCGGGAGCCCTTGCTCGCAGGGACGCCCTTCGCCGAGACCGAGGAATGGCAGCGGCGGATCTGGCTGGACCTCTTCGCCCCCGACGGGCTCGCCGAGAGGTGGGGCAGGGAGCAGGGGATCCGGTACGTCCAACTCCAGGACCTCGCAACCGCGGAGGGCCTGAGCAGTCCGGAGAAGGCGCCGGTCCATGTCTTCGGCGTCTCGTACGTGGCCTCGGTCTTCCATCGGATCCTGGCGCGCCTGGCGTCGGGGAGCGACCTTCGCGTCTACTCGCTGAACCCCTGCATGGAGTTCTGGGAGGACGTGGAGGCGGCCCCCGAGATCCGCCGGAGGCTGGCGCGGCACGGGCGGCTGGGAGGGGAGGGGACCCTCTTCCGGGAGCCGGATCCCTTCGGGCTCGAGGCAGGCGGCGACACGCCGGCGCTCTCGCTGTGGGGGAGGCCGGGGCGCGAGAACATCCGCTTGTTGAACGAGCTCGCCGAATGCGATTACCGCGCGGTCTTCGAGGATCCCGACGGGGCTCGAAGCCTGCTGCGCCAGCTCCAGCACGACATCCTGGTGCGGGAGCCGGAGCGGACGGAGCCCGATCCCGCCTTCGACTTCAGCGCGGACAAGAGCGTGCGGATCCTGGCCTGCCCCGGCATCAAGCGGGAAGCGGAGGCCATCGCCGAGGCGATCTGGTCCCTCGTGGCGGAGGACGACGGAAGGGGATCCGGCGGGGAGCCGCTCCGCTTCAACGACATCGCTGTCCTCGTGGCGGGGAGCGATCCGAGCGCGTACTTCACCCACCTCTGCGCGGCGTTCGAAGAGACCTGGAAGATCCCCTACAGCCTCTCGGATTCGGCCTTCGCCGCGGAGAGCCGGATCGCCGAGGCGGCGGAGCTCCTCCTGGCGCTGCCGGCGGGGCGGTTCACGCGGGCGGAGGTGCTCGCCTTCGTCACCCACCCTGCGGTGATGTCGCGCTTCCCTGGTGTCGATGCGTCGGCGTGGGGGCGATGGTGCGATCGGCTGGGTATCGTCCGCGGCGCGGATCGCTTCGACCTGCGCGAGAGCTATGTCGAGCAGGATCTGCTCTCGTGGGATCAGGGGCTGCGGCGGCTCGCGCTCGGCGCCTTCCTCGCCGACGCGGACCAGCCGTTCGAGGCCGTCGATGAGGACGTCGTCCGGCGCTATCTCCCGGCCGAGGCGGGCGGCGAGGGGGAAGAGGGCTTCGGGCTCTTCGCCCGATCGCTGATCGCCGACCTTCGGGCCGCGAAGGACGCCAGGCTCACGATGTCGGAGTGGGCCGGGTTCCTCGGCGATCTCGTGCAAGCGTATTTGACGCCGAGTGGAGAAGCCGAGGCGCGCGAGCTCGAGCGATGCCTTCGCACGATCCGCGGCATCGCGGACACCCGGCTCGACGACCGACCCGCCTCGTTCCGGATCGCATCCGAGCTCGCCCGGCAGGCGCTCGGGGGCCTTGGGGGATCGCGGGGGCAGTACCTCGCCGGCGGTGTGGTCGTCTCCACGCTCCAGCCGATGCGGGCGATCCCCTTCCGCGCCGTCTTCATCGCCGGTCTGGGGGAGGGGCGGTTCCCTGCGGCCGATCGGCGGAACCACCTCGATCTGCGCCTCGCGCGGCCCCGGGCAGGGGACGTCTCCCCGCGGGAGGGCGATCAGTACATGTTCCTCGAAGCGATCCTCTGTGC
The Vulgatibacter incomptus DNA segment above includes these coding regions:
- a CDS encoding exodeoxyribonuclease V subunit gamma, with the translated sequence MDNPFGLAGAGTMIHLTYSNRTEALLDALAADLAVEGAAGRSPFEPTRLIVPNRNVEVWLKHGLARRMGIAANLDVQLLRRFVGGLLPEGMRLVDGPLLFDLVLSLLLDDDYLAHSALARPRSYLLAAGDGADAVDLRRFQLASQLARLFDEYGHARPEMLAAWSREPLLAGTPFAETEEWQRRIWLDLFAPDGLAERWGREQGIRYVQLQDLATAEGLSSPEKAPVHVFGVSYVASVFHRILARLASGSDLRVYSLNPCMEFWEDVEAAPEIRRRLARHGRLGGEGTLFREPDPFGLEAGGDTPALSLWGRPGRENIRLLNELAECDYRAVFEDPDGARSLLRQLQHDILVREPERTEPDPAFDFSADKSVRILACPGIKREAEAIAEAIWSLVAEDDGRGSGGEPLRFNDIAVLVAGSDPSAYFTHLCAAFEETWKIPYSLSDSAFAAESRIAEAAELLLALPAGRFTRAEVLAFVTHPAVMSRFPGVDASAWGRWCDRLGIVRGADRFDLRESYVEQDLLSWDQGLRRLALGAFLADADQPFEAVDEDVVRRYLPAEAGGEGEEGFGLFARSLIADLRAAKDARLTMSEWAGFLGDLVQAYLTPSGEAEARELERCLRTIRGIADTRLDDRPASFRIASELARQALGGLGGSRGQYLAGGVVVSTLQPMRAIPFRAVFIAGLGEGRFPAADRRNHLDLRLARPRAGDVSPREGDQYMFLEAILCARERLQLSFVARDQLTGDPLQPSIVVAELERMLARGYGATKLREELPLRRFEAPEAFASPQARREAQALALREELRRHLASGHGDGDRAASAPEFSERGQRATSAESRVPELDGLLDAVKPELRLRLAEAHGLHAHRLDRVTPLHDPSEALRLTLRDLRRFLECPLQGSAALLLGLRDDEEDGLLTLEDEALESSALDRSVFLADRFVAGVAGAGSGSPDFEASFDERAELERLAGRFPLGLFGEAERARQLGTLAEWGGTYQEIAAARGPGVEILRFGPAIEEDRGATPCDPVRIESVGGCVAHVEVRGRTGVLVAGRKGSLILKTPKVSDAVSRQKDALRAFVDRVILAAAGLADEKATHSAWFCRTADGKELEPIVFAPISRGEALEWLGTMAEDLVSRAHDYFLPCEAVFRSRAKPGMPLAEHVAKVADDRRKRPFDHGPVRGAEGFPPPPEDEALWMIERRFGLFFAKVGVVE